From the Glandiceps talaboti chromosome 12, keGlaTala1.1, whole genome shotgun sequence genome, one window contains:
- the LOC144443852 gene encoding N-methyl-L-tryptophan oxidase-like → MADTSHYDICIVGAGMIGSAAARHATITAPSLKVCLIGPKEPNKHECKHEIFGAHYDEGRMIRSLDAGPMWAELGRRSIARFRDLEHRTGVEFYREVGHMTWSRKGDPYLEKVKDNATLMKVKLQELDTTKMEAKFPFLSMKSYDEVILQTEDAGYVSPRAQVKAQQTAAHLHGCDIINDVVDQVTETNQSDGSKCMKVTTAKGQVIHARRVLLTTGAFTGFRDLLPHGKELDVQLSGATLLFAELSDKDAVRLKDMPCLIYKENDSQDKYDCYVLPPIKYPDGRCYLKIGHRTLYKKELYTAAEVDEWFRSKGDESALRPLAQKLLELIKGVKPVSFHGESCVLTYTPTLLPYCDTLTPTLGVAIGGNGVGAKVADEIGRMAARMVIAGCWDHDLPRDNFRVRFIVNQKMTAKL, encoded by the exons ATGGCAGATACCAGTCATTATGATATCTGTATTGTTGGTGCTGGAATGATTGGATCTGCAGCAGCTCGTCATGCAACAATTACAGCACCAAGTTTAAAAGTCTGCCTTATTGGACCCAAGGAACCAAAT AAACATGAAtgcaaacatgaaatatttggaGCCCATTATGATGAAGGTCGGATGATAAGATCCCTAGATGCAGGTCCCATGTGGGCTGAGCTTGGACGCAGGTCCATTGCAAGATTTAGAGACCTTGAACACAGAACAG GTGTTGAGTTTTACAGAGAAGTTGGACATATGACTTGGAGCAGAAAGGGTGATCCATACCTTGAAAAGGTGAAGGACAATGCTACACTTATGAAAGTGAAGTTGCAAGAGTTGGACACAACAAAGATGGAAGCAAAATTTCCCTTTCTTTCAATGAAATCTTATGATGAAGTAATTCTACAGACAGAAGATGCTGGCTATGTAAGTCCAAGAGCACAGGTGAAGGCACAACAAACTGCTGCTCATCTACATGGCTGTGACATCATTAATGATGTAGTAGATCAGGTGACTGAAACTAACCAATCAGATGGTTCCAAATGTATGAAAGTGACAACAGCCAAAGGTCAAGTCATCCATGCCAGGAGAGTGCTTCTAACAACTGGAGCTTTCACAGGATTCAGAGACCTGCTTCCTCATGGAAAGGAATTGGATGTACAGTTATCAGGAGCAACATTGTTGTTTGCTGAACTGAGTGACAAAGATGCAGTGAGACTGAAAGATATGCCATGTCttatttacaaagaaaatgacAGTCAAGACAAATATGATTGTTATGTATTACCACCTATCAAGTACCCAGATG GGCGGTGTTATCTAAAAATTGGACACCGTACACTGTACAAAAAGGAGCTTTATACAGCAGCAGAAGTTGATGAATGGTTCAGAAGCAAAGGGGATGAATCTGCACTGAGGCCCTTGGCACAGAAACTATTGGAGCTTATTAAAG GAGTTAAACCAGTTTCATTCCATGGAGAAAGTTGTGTTCTTACATACACCCCAACTCTACTACCATATTGTGACACACTTACACCAACGCTTGGAGTTGCCATTGGTGGAAATGGTGTCGGTGCAAAGGTGGCAGATGAAATTGGTAGAATGGCAGCCAGAATGGTGATTGCTGGTTGCTGGGATCATGATCTACCCAGAGATAATTTCAGAGTTAGATTTATAGTGAATCAAAAGATGACAGCCAAATTGTAA
- the LOC144443012 gene encoding prokineticin receptor 2-like: MSGVSVDSNMLDNVSVWSRFQQKYPSVFDGSYDDDADGSFLPDVHLAAKIVIAVIFGLIFIVCGFGNTLLCLTILRLKRLRTVTNLFIASLAISDAFVAIICAPFCLYYYLEQNWIFGTELCTIVGTVKVVSLHVSVNTLLIIAVERYYVIFHPLTPRLQKRAVVIIIGVIWIVSFIVSIPTPMFIDIGNWKDYRDDSTVYYCSEFWSDIVAAKAYILFLTVAEYLIPMVIMTVTYLSIVRKVWFHRTPGNDYSTHRQREMIIDHKKKTIRMLIIVVISFGVCWGPYHGYNITIHFFQDDLFHGSNNMTLFYVVESIAMFNSLINTIVYFLMNESYRKEAWVLFNGMTGSKRGIMAASVVTRSSARSMVTTRSIRLNKIGRGQP; encoded by the exons ATGTCAGGAGTCTCTGTGGATAGCAACATGCTTGACAACGTTTCAGTATGGTCACGCTTTCAACAAAAGTATCCGTCTGTCTTTGACGGTTCTTATGACGATGACGCAGACGGAAGCTTTCTTCCCGATGTTCATCTAGCCGCGAAAATAGTCATTGCAGTTATTTTTGGACTAATCTTCATAGTCTGTGGATTTGGAAACACATTGTTGTGTTTAACCATTCTACGACTGAAGAGACTTCGTACGGTAACCAATCTGTTTATCGCGAGCCTTGCAATATCTGACGCTTTCGTTGCCATTATATGTGCACCTTTTTGTCTATACTACTACTTAGAACAAAATTGGATTTTTGGAACAGAGTTATGTACCATAGTCGGTACCGTGAAAGTGGTGTCGTTGCATGTTTCTGTCAATACACTGCTGATTATAGCTGTAGAAAG GTATTACGTTATATTTCACCCTCTAACACCAAGACTGCAGAAAAGAGCTGTTGTTATCATCATTGGTGTAATCTGGATAGTTTCATTCATCGTGTCGATACCTACACCAATGTTTATTGACATAGGCAACTGGAAAGATTACAGAGACGATAGCACAGTGTACTACTGTAGCGAATTTTGGAGTGACATTGTGGCAGCAAAGGCATACATCTTGTTCCTGACCGTTGCCGAGTACCTGATACCGATGGTGATTATGACTGTGACGTATCTCAGCATCGTTCGTAAAGTATGGTTTCACCGTACACCAGGTAATGACTATTCCACACACAGACAACGAGAAATGATAATAGACCACAAGAAAAAGACAATTCGTATGCTCATCATTGTTGTCATATCGTTTGGTGTTTGTTGGGGACCTTACCATGGCTACAACATCACTATCCATTTTTTCCAAGACGATTTGTTCCACGGAAGCAACAACATGACGTTATTCTATGTGGTGGAAAGCATAGCAATGTTTAATTCTCTAATCAATACTATCGTTTATTTTCTGATGAATGAGAGCTATCGGAAGGAGGCCTGGGTGTTGTTCAACGGTATGACTGGAAGTAAACGTGGTATCATGGCTGCAAGTGTTGTCACACGAAGCTCTGCGAGAAGTATGGTCACCACACGAAGCATCCGACTTAACAAAATCGGAAGAGGCCAACCGTAA